The proteins below are encoded in one region of Rana temporaria chromosome 2, aRanTem1.1, whole genome shotgun sequence:
- the PCDH8 gene encoding protocadherin-8 codes for MTFLKGSSWTCPFRLLCCVALVALCSCKTMRYRTYEEDDPGTVIGTLAEDLHLKLPGEGSFRLMKQFNSSLIRVRESDGQLSIGERIDREHICKQSPNCILALDVVSFSKEQFKLVHVEVEVRDINDNSPHFPSQEIPVDVSESATVGTRIPLEIAMDEDVGTNSIQTFQISVNSHFSIDVQTRADGVKYADLVLMKELDRETQSAYTLELVAMDGGNPSRSGSAVVNVRVLDFNDNSPVFERSAVTVDMMEDAPVGYLLLDLNAADPDEGANGEIVYGFSPQVSPEVRQLFKIDPKSGRLTLEGQVDFETKQTYEFDVQAQDLGPNPLSATCKVIVHVIDVNDNAPAITITPLTSISAGVAYITEAAAKDSFVALISTTDRDSGANGQVHCTLYGHEHFKLQQAYEDSFMIVTTSPLDREKIAEYNLTVVAEDLGSPPFKTVKQYTIRVSDENDNAPVFAKPVYEVSVMENNAPGAYITTVVARDPDLGHNGKVTYRLADLEIMGSPISTYVSLDPATGAVYALRTFNYEILKQLDLRIQASDGGSPQLTSSAIIKVRIVDQNDNAPVVVSPVLSNGSAEVIIPARAPHGFLVTHVKARDADEGVNAELTFSLSEEGRSLFTVNKLTGEVFLTADVSDDLGQVFRTTITVTDNGRPPLASTATLSFLVTSATPPINHEVMQPSSLEEKVSHWDIPLIVIIVLAGSCTLLLAAIITIATTCNKRRKENKAGNKTERDISELEKADQDEELIDNQKANLFDARPFANATPFTGTEAAVTPEVASTEDTFGTCLYDTQKRLRTTNSENYASAPPTFGKETGPTVTVWKGHSFNTISIREAEKFSGKDSGKGDSDFNDSDSDISADALKKDLINHMQTGLWACTTECKILGHSDRCWSPSCGRPPNVHPPPVHTGQLSVSSFCKSTSLPRDPLHRDNYYQSSPAQTHLQKVGGLQNVKVPPKDYESRTITISRSGRLPDLQEITMPIFKSPGTTRFVPPHDTTCEQDEL; via the exons ATGACTTTTCTAAAGGGAAGCTCCTGGACTTGTCCCTTTAGGCTCTTGTGCTGTGTGGCACTGGTGGCATTGTGTAGCTGTAAGACCATGAGATACAGGACTTATGAAGAGGATGACCCTGGCACAGTCATAGGCACTTTAGCTGAAGATCTGCACCTGAAGCTCCCAGGGGAGGGAAGTTTCCGATTGATGAAACAGTTTAATAGTTCTCTGATCCGAGTGAGAGAAAGCGATGGGCAGCTGAGCATTGGAGAGAGGATAGACCGGGAGCACATCTGCAAACAGTCCCCCAATTGTATCCTGGCACTGGACGTGGTCAGCTTCTCCAAGGAGCAATTCAAGCTGGTCCATGTAGAGGTGGAGGTGAGAGACATCAATGATAACAGCCCCCATTTCCCCAGCCAGGAGATCCCTGTGGATGTGTCAGAAAGCGCAACGGTGGGGACCAGGATCCCTCTGGAGATAGCCATGGATGAAGATGTAGGGACCAACTCCATCCAGACCTTCCAGATCTCAGTCAACAGCCACTTCAGCATTGATGTCCAGACCAGGGCTGATGGGGTGAAGTATGCAGACTTGGTCCTGATGAAGGAACTGGACAGGGAAACGCAGTCTGCCTACACCTTGGAGCTTGTGGCCATGGATGGAGGGAACCCGTCGCGTTctggcagtgcagtggttaatgtCCGGGTGCTGGACTTTAATGACAACAGCCCGGTGTTTGAGAGGAGCGCTGTCACCGTGGACATGATGGAAGACGCTCCTGTGGGATACCTGCTGCTGGACCTCAATGCTGCTGACCCTGATGAAGGCGCTAATGGAGAGATCGTCTATGGCTTCAGTCCTCAGGTGTCCCCCGAGGTACGTCAACTCTTTAAAATCGACCCCAAATCTGGACGACTCACCCTTGAAGGTCAGGTTGACTTTGAGACTAAGCAGACCTATGAGTTTGATGTGCAGGCTCAGGACTTGGGTCCCAACCCTTTATCTGCTACCTGTAAAGTCATCGTGCATGTGATCGATGTCAATGACAATGCCCCTGCCATCACCATCACCCCCCTGACCTCGATCAGTGCTGGAGTAGCCTATATCACCGAGGCTGCAGCTAAGGACAGCTTTGTAGCGCTGATCAGCACCACGGACAGGGACTCGGGAGCTAACGGCCAGGTGCACTGTACTCTCTATGGACACGAACACTTCAAGTTACAGCAAGCCTATGAGGATAGCTTTATGATCGTCACCACCTCTCCTCTAGATCGGGAGAAGATCGCCGAGTACAACCTGACCGTGGTCGCCGAGGATCTGGGATCTCCTCCCTTTAAAACCGTTAAACAATACACGATCCGGGTGAGCGATGAGAACGACAATGCCCCCGTCTTCGCCAAGCCTGTCTATGAAGTGTCCGTCATGGAGAACAATGCCCCCGGAGCCTACATCACCACCGTGGTGGCACGGGACCCCGATCTTGGTCACAATGGTAAAGTCACCTACAGACTGGCCGATTTAGAAATTATGGGATCCCCGATCTCCACCTATGTGTCTCTAGATCCGGCCACCGGGGCTGTCTACGCCCTGAGAACCTTCAACTATGAGATCCTAAAGCAGCTGGACCTCAGGATCCAGGCGAGCGATGGAGGATCTCCCCAGCTTACCAGCAGCGCCATCATCAAGGTCAGGATAGTGGATCAAAACGACAATGCCCCTGTGGTCGTCAGTCCTGTGCTGTCCAATGGGTCTGCAGAGGTGATCATCCCAGCCAGAGCCCCCCATGGCTTTCTGGTCACTCATGTGAAAGCCAGGGATgcagatgaaggggttaatgctgAGCTCACTTTCAGCCTCTCAGAAGAAGGGAGAAGCCTGTTTACAGTCAACAAGCTTACAGGAGAGGTCTTCCTCACTGCAGATGTCAGCGATGACTTGGGCCAGGTGTTTAGGACCACCATCACAGTGACTGACAATGGGAGACCACCTctggccagcactgccactctcaGTTTCTTGGTCACTTCTGCCACTCCTCCAATTAATCATGAAGTCATGCAGCCAAGTTCCCTGGAGGAGAAAGTTTCCCACTGGGACATTCCCTTGATTGTGATCATTGTCCTTGCTGGCAGTTGCACTCTTCTCTTAGCTGCCATCATCACCATTGCTACTACATGCAACAAACGCAGGAAGGAGAACAAGGCTGGCAACAAGACTGAAAGGGACATATCTGAGTTAGAAAAAGCAGACCAAGATGAGGAGCTTATTGATAATCAGAAAGCCAATCTCTTTGATGCCAGACCTTTTGCCAATGCCACCCCCTTCACTGGAACAGAAGCAGCAGTCACTCCAGAAGTGGCCAGCACTGAAGACACCTTTGGGACATGTCTGTATGACACCCAGAAGAGGCTGAGGACCACTAACAGTGAG AATTATGCCTCAGCTCCTCCAACCTTCGGGAAGGAGACAGGACCCACAGTGACAGTGTGGAAGGGACATTCATTCAATACCATATCCATCCGAGAAGCAGAGAAATTCAGTGGAAAGGACAGTGGCAAGGGGGACAGTGACTTCAATGACAGCGACTCTGATATCAGTGCTGACGCTCTGAAGAAAGATCTCATTAACCATATGCAGACTG GACTCTGGGCCTGTACAACTGAGTGCAAGATCCTAGGCCATTCTGACCGCTGTTGGAGTCCTTCGTGTGGCAGACCACCCAACGTTCATCCGCCACCAGTACACACAGGGCAGCTCTCAGTTTCCAGCTTTTGTAAAAGCacctctttaccacgtgaccctTTGCACAGAGATAACTATTACCAATCATCTCCAGCTCAGACACACCTCCAAAAAGTGGGGGGTCTACAGAATGTCAAAGTGCCACCCAAAGACTATGAAAGCAGGACAATAACAATATCAAGATCGGGTAGACTTCCTGATCTCCAAGAAATCACCATGCCAATTTTTAAGTCCCCTGGCACCACCAGATTTGTGCCACCACATGACACTACCTGCGAGCAGGATGAACTTTAG